A genomic segment from Deltaproteobacteria bacterium encodes:
- a CDS encoding response regulator — MRTILVVDDEEDIRLLYKEELEEDGYNVLLASDGQEAVERLVKDKPDLVALDIRMPDMDGIEVLQRIRGMDREIPIVISTAYGDYRQNFDVWAADAFVVKTANLDELKNTIRDLLRHES, encoded by the coding sequence ATGAGAACCATCCTGGTTGTTGATGATGAGGAGGATATCCGCCTCCTTTACAAGGAGGAGCTGGAGGAGGATGGGTACAATGTTCTTCTCGCCTCTGACGGTCAGGAGGCTGTGGAAAGGCTTGTGAAAGATAAGCCTGACCTGGTTGCCCTGGATATCCGGATGCCCGACATGGACGGCATCGAGGTCCTGCAGCGTATCCGTGGCATGGACAGGGAGATCCCCATCGTTATTTCCACGGCATACGGGGATTACCGTCAGAATTTCGACGTGTGGGCAGCTGACGCCTTCGTGGTAAAAACGGCCAACCTGGATGAGCTGAAAAACACCATCAGGGACCTTCTGCGTCATGAAAGTTGA
- a CDS encoding FAD:protein FMN transferase, translated as MKVDDFAKSHQCTFYDPIKVGGGNISRRLFSTKVVILLALLALVPILQSCGSPKPFRETRFLMGTLVEIVAYPDTPRVRKSVGHAFKRMTDIEALAGPHSDTSPLALLREGKKVNLPEDLRRILQVALDTARRSSGAFDPTMGKVIRLWGFDGDNPGIPSPAELDAAMKTVGYARLKMGSGGEAASTGPVWIDLGGVAKGYAVDAAVHVLEKEGVKAGIVNAGGDLRAFGKRPGRKTWRIGIQDPDKPQGMAGVLDLVDGSVATSGDYERYFTVDGVRYHHILDPKTGRPARSGLRSTTVITSDCVLADALATAAFVLGPEKGLDLLERMPDVEGVLIAGGGRILKTSGTGSVVRFEKR; from the coding sequence ATGAAAGTTGATGACTTTGCAAAAAGTCATCAATGCACTTTTTACGATCCTATCAAAGTCGGCGGAGGGAATATTTCCAGGCGGCTTTTTTCCACTAAAGTCGTTATCCTCCTTGCGCTCCTTGCGCTGGTCCCGATCCTTCAAAGCTGCGGCAGCCCGAAGCCTTTCCGGGAGACCAGGTTCCTCATGGGTACACTGGTCGAGATCGTCGCCTACCCGGACACCCCGCGTGTCAGGAAAAGCGTCGGCCATGCCTTTAAGCGGATGACCGATATCGAGGCTCTGGCCGGCCCTCACTCCGACACCTCCCCCCTGGCCCTCCTCCGGGAGGGGAAGAAGGTGAATCTCCCCGAAGACCTGAGAAGGATCCTGCAGGTCGCCCTTGATACGGCCCGCCGAAGTTCGGGGGCGTTTGACCCGACAATGGGGAAGGTGATTCGATTATGGGGTTTCGATGGCGATAACCCGGGGATCCCTTCCCCCGCGGAACTGGATGCCGCCATGAAAACCGTCGGATATGCCCGCCTGAAAATGGGCAGTGGCGGGGAGGCAGCCTCCACAGGTCCGGTCTGGATCGACCTGGGCGGGGTGGCCAAGGGCTACGCTGTCGACGCGGCAGTACATGTCCTGGAGAAAGAAGGGGTCAAGGCCGGTATCGTTAATGCGGGGGGCGATCTCAGGGCTTTTGGAAAAAGGCCGGGAAGAAAAACATGGCGCATAGGAATCCAGGATCCCGATAAACCCCAGGGGATGGCAGGTGTCCTGGATCTTGTGGATGGATCGGTAGCTACCTCGGGCGATTACGAGAGGTATTTTACAGTGGACGGCGTCCGTTATCACCATATACTCGATCCAAAAACAGGTCGTCCGGCACGGTCCGGGCTGAGGAGTACAACGGTAATTACCTCCGACTGTGTTCTGGCTGATGCCCTGGCCACGGCGGCCTTCGTTCTGGGGCCGGAGAAGGGTTTGGATCTCCTGGAAAGGATGCCCGACGTTGAGGGGGTACTGATCGCCGGGGGAGGCAGGATATTGAAGACATCCGGTACCGGGTCGGTGGTGAGGTTTGAGAAGCGTTAA
- a CDS encoding Gx transporter family protein, whose amino-acid sequence MRSPGRITTLALLVSAAFVLSSMERLLPNPAPMVRLGLGNIMTLAAFVMVGIRGGIWVTAGRVALVSLVWGGLLSPTAVLSAAGGAAGLAVMVPLALQPGRFSLYGVSTAGAFAHVVAQLAVASFLYVRSPDLFNLLPFLGVAALATGVFNAFVAGILARRLEEVGGR is encoded by the coding sequence ATGCGGTCTCCAGGTAGGATCACCACGCTGGCGCTCCTCGTGTCGGCCGCTTTCGTCCTCTCGAGCATGGAGAGATTACTGCCCAACCCGGCGCCCATGGTCCGGCTGGGCCTGGGGAATATCATGACCCTCGCCGCCTTCGTCATGGTGGGGATCAGGGGAGGGATATGGGTGACCGCGGGGAGGGTGGCCCTGGTCTCCCTGGTGTGGGGCGGGCTCCTGTCACCCACCGCGGTGCTGTCGGCGGCCGGGGGCGCGGCCGGCTTGGCCGTCATGGTACCCCTGGCGCTTCAGCCAGGGCGCTTCAGCCTTTACGGTGTGAGCACAGCCGGGGCATTCGCCCATGTCGTGGCCCAGCTCGCCGTGGCGTCTTTTCTCTACGTCCGGTCCCCGGACCTGTTTAACCTTCTTCCCTTCCTCGGCGTCGCGGCGCTGGCCACCGGTGTATTCAACGCCTTCGTCGCCGGGATACTGGCAAGGCGCCTGGAGGAGGTAGGGGGGCGGTAG
- the pgeF gene encoding peptidoglycan editing factor PgeF, with protein sequence MACSQLIRDRNKDPGTAPYRPPTSSRRLAGIPATKALNTPVAGAATPRKGRRLNRSGERGETKLSLIQSGLLDDAGILHGFGTTEMEGVELPCPIFTLRQVHGNRIVVIAGQTDRAPGTMGPDPISNYGVGAKLSLRAVPEQPDRFTEGDALISTMPGTFVGVRTADCLPVLLADPQSGMVAAVHCGWRGLALGIAGETVRIITSLSGNPSSEFLAALGPAIGPCCYEVGLEVMEALAPLPGSQSAFLRREERLFMDLAASVRAQLLAAGIPGEGMEVLGNCTSCDERNFFSFRARKDAGRMISFIGATSG encoded by the coding sequence TTGGCCTGTTCCCAACTGATCCGGGATCGGAACAAAGACCCGGGCACGGCGCCCTATCGCCCCCCTACCTCCTCCAGGCGCCTTGCCGGCATCCCGGCGACGAAGGCGTTGAATACACCGGTGGCCGGCGCCGCGACGCCGAGGAAAGGAAGAAGGCTAAACAGGTCCGGAGAGAGGGGGGAGACAAAATTGAGCCTGATTCAATCAGGACTCCTCGATGACGCGGGAATCCTACATGGGTTCGGCACCACGGAAATGGAGGGTGTTGAACTCCCATGCCCCATTTTTACCCTCCGGCAGGTTCATGGAAACCGCATCGTGGTCATTGCCGGGCAAACGGACCGGGCGCCTGGAACGATGGGTCCTGATCCTATTTCAAACTATGGGGTCGGGGCTAAACTGTCCCTTCGCGCTGTCCCGGAGCAACCTGATCGATTCACCGAGGGTGACGCCCTGATCTCCACGATGCCGGGGACATTCGTCGGCGTGCGGACAGCCGATTGTCTGCCTGTTCTGTTGGCCGACCCGCAATCAGGCATGGTGGCCGCTGTCCACTGCGGCTGGCGCGGCCTTGCCCTGGGGATCGCGGGCGAAACTGTCCGGATCATCACCTCCCTCTCCGGAAACCCTTCCTCAGAATTTCTGGCGGCCCTCGGGCCGGCTATCGGCCCGTGCTGCTACGAGGTCGGCCTGGAGGTCATGGAGGCTCTGGCGCCCCTGCCCGGGTCCCAATCGGCTTTTCTCAGGAGGGAAGAGCGGCTCTTTATGGACCTTGCCGCCTCGGTCCGCGCGCAGCTCCTGGCGGCAGGAATTCCCGGGGAGGGCATGGAGGTCCTCGGGAACTGTACATCCTGTGATGAAAGGAATTTCTTTTCCTTCCGGGCGCGGAAAGACGCAGGACGAATGATCTCCTTTATCGGCGCGACCTCGGGGTAA
- a CDS encoding RluA family pseudouridine synthase: MGRSEYIVPPGESRTRLDVFLSRNLLELTRSRIKKLIEGGHILVDGRITKAGALLSTGSLVTVVIPEVSVSDVEPEDIPISILFEDSHLLVLDKAPHMVVHPSHGHPNGTLVNALLHHCGDLSGIGGVSRPGIVHRLDKGTSGVMVVAKNDPAHQSLARQFKEHTILRTYLAAVRGIMDDDEGIIDRPLGRHVRDRKRIAVREDGRAAVTKYFVTARRDGVSMVELRPRTGRTHQLRVHLSSVGHPILGDPTYGGGVVSLHVKDPQFRAILRSLTRPALHAFRLGFVHPVNGGEMIFESPPPGDLAPLFGWIRGGNLDGLAKQ, translated from the coding sequence ATGGGACGTTCGGAATATATCGTCCCGCCCGGGGAGTCTCGAACCCGTCTTGACGTTTTTCTCTCCAGAAACCTGCTCGAACTGACCCGTTCCCGTATCAAAAAACTCATCGAGGGCGGCCATATTCTGGTTGACGGCAGGATTACGAAGGCCGGCGCCCTTCTTTCAACCGGCAGTCTGGTGACCGTCGTCATACCCGAAGTCAGCGTCTCGGACGTGGAGCCTGAGGATATTCCCATCTCCATCCTTTTTGAGGACAGCCATCTCCTGGTCCTGGACAAGGCCCCTCACATGGTCGTCCACCCCTCCCACGGCCATCCCAACGGCACCCTCGTCAACGCGCTCCTCCATCACTGCGGGGACCTGTCGGGCATAGGCGGTGTTTCGAGGCCGGGGATCGTCCACAGGCTCGACAAAGGAACCTCGGGTGTAATGGTTGTCGCGAAGAATGATCCCGCGCATCAGTCTCTGGCCCGGCAGTTCAAGGAGCACACTATTCTTCGCACCTATCTCGCCGCCGTCAGGGGCATCATGGACGATGACGAGGGGATAATCGACAGGCCCCTGGGAAGACACGTAAGGGACAGGAAACGGATCGCCGTCAGGGAGGATGGCCGGGCCGCCGTGACAAAATATTTTGTCACGGCGCGTCGCGACGGGGTCAGCATGGTGGAGCTGAGACCCCGTACCGGGCGTACGCACCAGCTGAGGGTTCACCTCTCCTCCGTCGGCCATCCTATTCTGGGGGATCCGACATACGGCGGGGGCGTTGTGTCCCTTCATGTCAAGGATCCGCAATTCCGCGCCATCCTGCGGTCCCTCACCAGACCGGCCCTGCACGCGTTTCGCCTCGGGTTCGTACATCCCGTCAACGGAGGCGAAATGATCTTTGAATCCCCACCACCCGGGGATCTTGCCCCTCTGTTCGGGTGGATAAGGGGGGGAAACCTTGATGGACTCGCAAAACAGTGA
- a CDS encoding SoxR reducing system RseC family protein, which translates to MLEETAKVLAVTGGRARVALIRTAACGDCGAKSMCHPTSETSMEMEVNNPADAQPGQKVIVSLPAEALLKASAAAYLLPASLMVAGSAIGWYLLGTDMGAVIGAVSGFVGASMLLLKFSAGRKSKSMPSITKVLG; encoded by the coding sequence ATGTTGGAAGAAACGGCAAAAGTACTGGCGGTAACCGGGGGACGTGCCAGGGTTGCGCTTATCAGGACTGCCGCCTGCGGCGATTGCGGGGCAAAGAGCATGTGCCATCCCACGTCCGAGACCTCCATGGAAATGGAGGTCAACAACCCCGCCGACGCACAGCCCGGCCAGAAAGTGATCGTTTCCCTGCCGGCAGAGGCCCTGTTGAAAGCATCAGCCGCAGCCTATCTGCTGCCCGCGTCCCTCATGGTCGCGGGATCCGCCATCGGTTGGTATCTCCTCGGGACGGACATGGGGGCTGTCATAGGCGCCGTCAGCGGATTTGTGGGCGCGTCAATGCTGCTCCTTAAATTCAGCGCCGGCCGAAAGAGCAAATCGATGCCTTCCATTACAAAGGTCCTGGGATAA
- a CDS encoding phosphoribosylaminoimidazolesuccinocarboxamide synthase encodes MINTQEPKNSNPITMTDFPDLKLFCRGKVRDVYDLGENLLLVATDRISAFDCIMPNGIPDKGRILTAMSLFWFEFTSGIVKNHLVAHQVEDFPKSLRPYSDILRGRSLLVKKSDPFPIECVARGYLAGGGWKEYQETGAISGILLPQGLRQAERLPHTIFTPATKAESGHDENISFEGVCEKVGDKVGRRLRNLTIAIYEKARSYAGDRGIIISDTKFEFGRTEDGIILIDEILTPDSSRFWPTESYRIGISPPSFDKQFLRDYLEGLDWDKTPPAPELPPDIVRKTREKYLEAYRLLTGRKFMAT; translated from the coding sequence ATGATCAATACGCAGGAACCGAAAAATTCCAACCCCATCACCATGACCGATTTTCCGGACCTGAAGCTGTTTTGCCGTGGGAAAGTCCGTGACGTCTACGACCTTGGGGAAAATCTTCTCCTCGTTGCCACGGACAGGATATCGGCATTCGACTGCATAATGCCCAACGGTATACCCGACAAGGGGCGAATCCTGACGGCAATGTCCCTGTTCTGGTTCGAATTCACCAGCGGGATAGTAAAAAATCATCTTGTGGCACACCAGGTCGAGGATTTCCCGAAATCTCTCCGGCCTTATTCGGATATCCTGCGGGGAAGGAGCCTCCTGGTAAAAAAATCCGACCCCTTTCCCATCGAATGCGTTGCGAGAGGCTACCTCGCCGGCGGAGGGTGGAAGGAATACCAGGAAACCGGGGCCATCAGCGGAATCCTCCTTCCACAGGGACTGAGGCAGGCCGAAAGGCTGCCTCACACCATCTTCACGCCCGCCACCAAGGCCGAATCGGGGCATGACGAAAACATCTCTTTCGAGGGGGTCTGCGAGAAGGTCGGCGATAAAGTGGGCAGACGCCTCCGTAACCTGACCATAGCCATATACGAAAAGGCTCGCTCATACGCGGGGGACCGCGGCATCATCATATCCGACACGAAATTCGAGTTCGGCCGCACGGAAGACGGGATCATCCTGATCGATGAGATCCTGACGCCGGATTCTTCACGGTTCTGGCCCACGGAAAGCTACCGGATCGGTATAAGCCCTCCGAGCTTCGACAAACAGTTTCTCAGGGATTACCTCGAGGGGCTGGACTGGGACAAAACTCCACCCGCGCCGGAGCTGCCTCCAGACATCGTCAGGAAAACCAGGGAGAAGTACCTGGAGGCATATCGCCTGCTCACCGGCAGGAAATTCATGGCGACTTGA
- a CDS encoding HEAT repeat domain-containing protein, producing the protein MSLEKRKQALAQALQDPEELVRATASKALDRVEGLAMIGEIAEAARNGAEPHRIRAIHFLGYLNTPESTDILLSLLHDPHFDIRVATIKALQNTLPEKALKPLAACLNDPEPSVLHGALETLSHYRDRKVTEYILPHLLNGDPETACSAAEALGRNGDPRAESYLAKALDSSSDPFLRAKAAEALGNLRPSSSHGETRRDGTDDTSER; encoded by the coding sequence ATGTCCCTGGAAAAACGTAAGCAGGCCCTTGCCCAGGCCCTTCAGGACCCGGAAGAGCTGGTAAGGGCAACGGCGTCAAAGGCTCTGGACAGGGTGGAAGGCCTGGCCATGATCGGTGAAATCGCCGAGGCCGCCAGAAACGGCGCCGAACCCCACCGCATCAGAGCCATCCATTTCCTCGGTTACCTTAACACCCCGGAGTCAACGGACATCCTGTTGTCGCTTTTACACGACCCTCATTTCGACATTCGGGTGGCCACAATAAAAGCCCTTCAAAACACCCTTCCTGAAAAAGCCCTGAAGCCCCTGGCGGCCTGCCTTAACGATCCGGAACCATCCGTTTTACACGGCGCGCTGGAAACATTATCCCACTACCGGGACCGTAAGGTTACGGAATATATTCTGCCCCACCTGCTGAACGGCGATCCTGAAACGGCATGCTCGGCAGCCGAAGCCCTTGGGAGAAACGGGGATCCCAGGGCGGAATCGTATCTGGCCAAGGCCCTGGACAGCTCATCCGACCCCTTCCTCAGGGCCAAGGCGGCGGAGGCACTTGGAAACCTCCGTCCATCATCCTCCCACGGGGAGACCCGCCGGGACGGAACCGATGACACCTCGGAACGTTAG
- a CDS encoding peptide-binding protein, whose amino-acid sequence MSRLRGKNPVYLVPILLCLFLGYPGVVGAVEIPGGPQVDGGWLIRRMPAEPATLNPVTATDVYEGTVNGYIYESLLKRDNRTLELVPLLAETWEASPDHLNYTFTLREGLRWGDGRPLTTDDVVFTFNVVRDPAVDAPHLRNYYRNLEKVRALDSRTVRFTFSKPYFKSLEMIGGMSIIPKHIFVKGDFNTNPHGRSPIGSGPYKFVKWDTGKEIVLSRNENYWGEKPHLKKIVFKIITDETVALQVLKRGEMDLMGLTPIQWTRQTRGRKFTARFNKLQYYLPGYSFIGWNLRRPFFSDKRVRRAMTMVLDRESILKNLRYGLGKIVTGNFFYESRDYDKNIKPWPHDPKRAAALMDEAGWTDSDGDGIRDKDGVPFRFEFTIVSGSQFAEQMATVLKEELTKVGVDMTIRPLEWALFTKVLDDRTFDAVIMGWSLPVEADPFQVWHSSQAERGSNFIGFVNKEADEIIEKARTTFDRSVRAGYYRRFHRILHEEQPYTFLFVNKSLVALDKRFKNVNVYPLGLDSTEWYVPADAQKYK is encoded by the coding sequence GTGTCAAGGCTGCGCGGGAAAAATCCGGTATATCTGGTTCCGATCCTTCTGTGCCTGTTTCTGGGCTATCCGGGTGTCGTTGGGGCTGTGGAAATTCCCGGAGGCCCGCAGGTAGATGGGGGCTGGCTCATCCGACGTATGCCGGCGGAGCCCGCAACCCTGAACCCGGTAACCGCCACGGACGTCTACGAGGGCACGGTCAACGGCTATATATACGAAAGCCTTCTTAAAAGGGACAACAGGACCCTCGAACTTGTCCCCCTGCTGGCGGAGACGTGGGAGGCATCTCCGGATCATCTCAACTACACCTTTACCCTTAGGGAGGGGCTCAGGTGGGGAGACGGGAGGCCCTTGACGACCGATGACGTGGTTTTCACCTTCAACGTTGTCAGGGACCCCGCCGTGGACGCGCCCCACCTGAGAAACTACTATCGCAACCTCGAGAAGGTCCGGGCACTCGACAGCAGGACTGTCAGGTTTACCTTTTCCAAACCCTACTTCAAGTCCCTGGAGATGATCGGAGGAATGAGCATCATCCCAAAGCACATCTTCGTCAAGGGCGATTTCAACACCAATCCCCACGGACGCAGTCCCATCGGGTCCGGTCCGTATAAATTCGTCAAGTGGGATACCGGGAAAGAGATCGTCCTTTCCCGGAACGAGAACTACTGGGGGGAGAAACCCCACCTGAAGAAGATCGTGTTCAAAATCATCACCGACGAGACCGTTGCTCTTCAGGTCCTCAAGCGCGGGGAGATGGACCTGATGGGACTCACACCCATCCAATGGACAAGGCAGACCAGGGGACGAAAATTCACCGCGAGGTTCAATAAACTGCAGTACTATCTCCCCGGGTACTCCTTTATCGGATGGAACCTCCGACGTCCGTTTTTCTCCGACAAACGCGTCAGGCGGGCGATGACCATGGTCCTGGACAGGGAATCGATTCTTAAAAATCTAAGGTACGGGCTGGGGAAGATCGTCACCGGGAACTTCTTCTACGAGAGCCGGGATTACGACAAGAATATCAAACCGTGGCCCCACGATCCGAAAAGGGCGGCAGCCCTCATGGACGAGGCCGGCTGGACGGATTCCGACGGGGACGGGATAAGAGACAAGGACGGGGTACCCTTCCGGTTTGAATTCACCATCGTGTCGGGAAGCCAATTTGCCGAGCAGATGGCCACTGTTCTGAAGGAGGAACTGACAAAGGTCGGTGTCGATATGACCATCAGGCCGCTGGAGTGGGCGCTTTTTACAAAAGTACTTGATGACAGGACCTTCGACGCCGTTATTATGGGATGGAGCCTTCCGGTGGAGGCGGACCCCTTCCAGGTGTGGCACTCCTCACAGGCGGAGAGGGGATCGAACTTCATCGGGTTTGTCAACAAGGAGGCCGATGAGATCATCGAAAAGGCCCGTACCACTTTTGATCGATCCGTCAGGGCCGGGTATTACAGAAGGTTCCATCGGATCCTCCATGAGGAACAGCCTTACACATTCCTCTTTGTAAACAAGAGCCTTGTGGCGCTCGACAAACGCTTTAAAAACGTTAATGTGTATCCCCTGGGCCTCGATTCCACCGAGTGGTACGTGCCTGCGGATGCCCAGAAGTATAAATAG
- a CDS encoding ABC transporter permease, whose translation MTLGEYLIRRLLLIIPTFVGITLITFLVIQLAPGNPAAMKLRMGGEQGFIGDKVTTEIVEQTRALYGLDKPIWQRYVIWLRRVLTLDFGNSYKDHRRVMDKIWERLPITVELNLISIFLVYLIAIPVGVYSAVHQGSIGDRVTTIVLFILYSLPNFWVAVLLIMFLGGGDFLNVFPVYGIVSSGMAGASVMARVLDHLWHIILPVFCLTYGGLAALSRYQRAGMLEVIRQDYIRTARAKGLPEKLVVFKHAFRNSIIPIVTLLGYLLPGMFGGSVIIENIFSIPGMGQLGFEAVLSRDYPVVLAIATISAVLTLLGILVSDLLYMWADPRISYEAEI comes from the coding sequence ATGACACTTGGAGAATATCTCATACGTCGCCTCCTTCTGATTATCCCCACGTTCGTGGGGATAACCCTCATTACGTTCCTTGTCATTCAACTGGCCCCGGGCAACCCGGCAGCCATGAAGCTGCGAATGGGAGGGGAACAGGGGTTCATCGGTGACAAGGTGACTACCGAGATTGTTGAACAGACCAGAGCGCTCTACGGTCTGGACAAACCCATCTGGCAGCGGTACGTGATCTGGCTTCGGAGGGTGCTGACCCTCGATTTTGGGAATTCCTACAAGGATCACCGGCGTGTCATGGATAAGATATGGGAAAGGCTCCCCATTACGGTGGAACTCAATCTTATCTCAATCTTCCTCGTCTATCTCATTGCCATACCCGTGGGAGTCTATTCCGCCGTTCACCAGGGAAGTATCGGCGACCGGGTGACCACCATCGTTCTCTTCATCCTCTACTCACTCCCCAACTTCTGGGTCGCGGTCCTGCTCATCATGTTCCTGGGAGGGGGGGATTTCCTGAATGTTTTTCCCGTCTACGGGATCGTATCCTCCGGGATGGCGGGCGCCTCTGTCATGGCACGGGTCCTCGATCACCTGTGGCACATCATCCTACCCGTATTCTGCCTCACCTATGGCGGGCTGGCGGCTCTTTCGCGGTATCAGCGCGCCGGCATGCTCGAGGTAATCAGGCAGGATTACATCCGGACCGCCAGGGCGAAAGGCCTTCCCGAGAAGCTGGTCGTCTTCAAACACGCCTTCAGAAACTCCATCATCCCCATCGTAACCCTCTTGGGATACCTTCTTCCCGGGATGTTCGGTGGAAGCGTGATCATCGAAAATATCTTTTCCATCCCCGGCATGGGACAGCTGGGCTTCGAGGCTGTCCTTTCCCGCGATTACCCGGTGGTGCTTGCAATCGCCACAATTTCAGCCGTTCTCACACTATTGGGAATCCTTGTGTCCGACCTCCTCTACATGTGGGCCGATCCAAGGATCAGCTACGAGGCGGAGATATGA
- a CDS encoding ABC transporter permease: MRGAAKRSYYRLVWEQFARDRVSIVGLIFVLALFAVALGAPLLAGDKPLVASLDGHLRIPVFSNPKGVDWKGIEDSGRGWAIFPPVPYSPTNIDLEANLLPPDGKHFLGTDDRGRDVLSRMIYGSRVSLSVGFVAVSIYAFIGVILGALAGYYGGKVDVVISRAIEVMMCFPTFFLILTVLAFLRPSIYNIMVIIGITGWPGVARLVRGEFLKQRKMDYVAAAKAIGASDGRIIFYHILPNALAPVLVSATFGIAGAILVESSLSYLGFGVPPPTPSWGEILSQSKQYIDFAWWLTIFPGAAIFLTVTAYNLVGEGLRDAVDPRLK; encoded by the coding sequence ATGAGAGGCGCCGCGAAAAGGAGTTACTACAGGCTGGTCTGGGAACAATTCGCCAGAGACAGGGTTTCCATCGTGGGCCTGATTTTTGTCCTGGCCCTCTTCGCTGTGGCTCTTGGGGCCCCCCTGCTGGCAGGAGACAAGCCCCTGGTGGCGTCTCTGGACGGCCACCTCCGGATCCCTGTTTTTTCCAACCCCAAAGGCGTGGACTGGAAAGGGATTGAGGATTCAGGGAGGGGATGGGCGATATTTCCTCCCGTTCCGTACAGTCCCACGAACATCGATCTCGAGGCCAACCTTCTGCCTCCGGACGGGAAGCACTTCCTTGGAACCGACGACCGTGGAAGGGATGTCCTCTCAAGGATGATATACGGATCCAGGGTCTCCCTTTCCGTCGGTTTTGTGGCCGTCTCCATCTATGCTTTCATCGGTGTTATCCTGGGCGCATTGGCCGGCTACTACGGCGGTAAAGTGGATGTCGTTATTTCGCGGGCCATTGAGGTCATGATGTGTTTCCCCACCTTTTTCCTCATCCTCACTGTTCTCGCTTTCCTCCGTCCGAGTATCTACAATATCATGGTCATTATCGGGATAACCGGGTGGCCGGGGGTGGCCCGGCTGGTAAGGGGGGAGTTTCTCAAACAGAGGAAGATGGATTACGTGGCGGCGGCCAAGGCGATCGGCGCTTCCGACGGGCGTATCATATTCTACCATATCCTCCCCAACGCCCTTGCTCCCGTCCTTGTGTCCGCGACCTTCGGCATCGCCGGCGCGATCCTCGTGGAATCATCCCTGAGCTATCTCGGCTTTGGTGTGCCGCCTCCAACCCCTTCCTGGGGCGAGATCCTGTCACAGTCCAAGCAATACATCGACTTTGCCTGGTGGCTGACCATCTTCCCCGGTGCGGCTATTTTCCTCACCGTTACGGCCTACAACCTCGTAGGCGAGGGCCTGCGTGACGCGGTGGACCCGCGGCTGAAATAA
- a CDS encoding phosphatase PAP2 family protein — protein MSRLRGAFRPEDTAIIVYLVTISVTVTLFHKGVDHWWTYVLIHSASVLLIIGWVRYSSRSENPIIRFFRYWYIIFLLTVFYEQIDAFILGMHGHYLDRYIANFEKGLLGFHPSVWMERFASPPVTEIMNIAYNSYYWLIPILGLSLYLKRDFIPFRRMVFSVSVAFFISYYGFILFPVVGPRYQLASLYNGPLTGYVVTPLQQFIMKYGDIRGGCMPSSHVAVALVILLLAWSYRKRMAIFLTPLVIGLSIATVYNRYHYVSDVVMGVVVGLVAFYWGKRVYSLENFSAKGTES, from the coding sequence ATGAGCAGGCTAAGAGGCGCGTTCCGGCCGGAAGACACGGCCATCATCGTCTATCTTGTCACCATCTCCGTCACGGTCACCCTCTTTCACAAAGGGGTTGACCACTGGTGGACCTATGTCCTGATCCATTCCGCCTCCGTTCTTCTGATTATCGGCTGGGTCAGGTATTCATCCCGGAGCGAAAATCCCATAATTCGCTTTTTCCGCTACTGGTATATCATCTTTCTGCTCACCGTTTTCTACGAGCAGATAGACGCGTTCATCCTGGGGATGCATGGGCATTATCTGGACCGCTACATCGCGAATTTCGAAAAGGGGCTTCTGGGTTTCCACCCCTCGGTCTGGATGGAGCGTTTCGCGTCTCCTCCGGTAACGGAGATTATGAATATCGCCTATAATTCCTACTACTGGCTGATCCCCATCCTGGGGCTTTCCCTCTACCTGAAGAGAGATTTCATTCCCTTCAGGAGGATGGTCTTCTCCGTTTCGGTGGCCTTTTTTATCTCCTACTACGGTTTTATCCTTTTTCCCGTCGTGGGGCCGCGGTACCAGCTTGCCAGCCTTTACAACGGTCCCCTCACGGGGTATGTTGTTACCCCGCTTCAGCAGTTTATCATGAAGTACGGAGACATCCGCGGGGGGTGTATGCCCAGTTCTCATGTGGCCGTCGCCCTGGTCATTCTCCTGCTCGCCTGGTCCTACAGAAAACGCATGGCGATCTTCCTCACGCCCCTCGTCATCGGGCTTTCCATTGCCACTGTATATAACCGTTATCACTATGTCAGCGACGTGGTAATGGGTGTCGTCGTTGGGCTGGTGGCTTTTTACTGGGGAAAGCGTGTATACTCCCTGGAAAATTTTTCCGCCAAGGGTACAGAATCGTAA
- a CDS encoding 4Fe-4S dicluster domain-containing protein, with translation MPTIKVSEAGCKGCILCVDVCPHGLIRQGKSINDQGYQFVLLEDPEEKCTGCTLCAVMCPDICIEVYK, from the coding sequence ATGCCGACAATCAAGGTCAGTGAAGCCGGGTGCAAGGGGTGTATTCTGTGTGTCGACGTTTGCCCTCACGGGCTGATTCGCCAGGGCAAATCGATAAACGACCAGGGCTACCAGTTTGTCCTTCTGGAGGACCCGGAGGAGAAATGTACCGGCTGTACCCTATGTGCGGTAATGTGCCCGGATATATGTATCGAGGTTTATAAATAG